One genomic segment of Hordeum vulgare subsp. vulgare chromosome 2H, MorexV3_pseudomolecules_assembly, whole genome shotgun sequence includes these proteins:
- the LOC123425540 gene encoding uncharacterized protein LOC123425540 — protein sequence MEQRVEELSAALKAIQEQNTAILKAVEASTTIFSEIQPVVVDLAAWRPTLEQSIADLRHDLEGVRKEIDTVARNLVLALKPSDFPPILPKPSSAPFPYSGSSAPGPDARPIDPIHRGGGSWVITTLIPPPITGRSSGNIQTTRTKENRWWFREPLPSPRSHAPACTTRVTSSQQQHNS from the exons ATGGAGCAGAGAGTGGAGGAGCTGTCGGCGGCGCTCAAGGCGATTCAGGAGCAGAACACGGCGATCCTGAAGGCGGTGGAGGCATCCACTACCATCTTCTCGGAGATCCAACCGGTGGTGGTAGATCTGGCGGCATGGAGGCCGACTCTGGAGCAGTCGATTGCGGATCTTCGGCACGATCTCGAAGGAGTGCGCAAGGAAATTGACACCGTCGCGCGAAACCTCGTCCTCGCCCTCAAGCCATCCGACTTCCCACCGATCCTTCCCAAGCCAAGCAGCGCGCCGTTCCCCTACTCTGGCAGCAGCGCACCAGGGCCAGATGCCCGCCCCATCGATCCAATTCACCGAGGGGGTGGCTCTTGGGTGATTACCACCTTAATCCCTCCTCCAATCACGG GAAGAAGCTCTGGAAATATCCAAACGACAAGAACCAAGGAGAACAGATGGTGGTTCCGGGAGCCGCTCCCATCTCCGAGGAGCCATGCCCCTGCGTGCACCACCCGCGTGACCTCCtcccaacaacaacacaacagctAA